From Bacillus sp. FSL K6-3431, the proteins below share one genomic window:
- a CDS encoding replicative DNA helicase, translating to MAVEKALLGCMLRENFYISDSVVRPEHFEDLRHQALYRKMRLLHEKGRSVDIVTLTTMVDMEPFGGISYLYDLQSYANPKKFDDYEQLLLDQWKEREKRNILTRAREENWGIQQVIQALQHIDAARMDDHLSITTALAEIYEAPWQEGKETKGIPTGIQGLDQMTNGFQAGELTVLAARPSMGKTDVMLHFAKEAGWDRYLPIVFSLEMPHRSLVQRLIASTGGINRIKLRNPFRNLSLEQKEEWPKMIGRVSETCMQIFDGAGQTIAEMRAKVRKLTHQFPDQKPVIMIDYLTLIRAEKDYGGNMHLQVTEISKSLKMLAKEMNCPVLLLAQLNRAVEQRQNKRPLMSDIRESGSVEQDADVIIFLYRDTYYDKTSDQKQLELIISKNRNGPVGTVFVDYNQYTGRVTDAID from the coding sequence ATGGCCGTCGAAAAGGCGTTACTTGGCTGTATGTTAAGAGAGAATTTTTACATCTCTGATAGCGTGGTGCGGCCTGAGCATTTTGAAGACCTGCGTCACCAAGCACTCTATCGAAAAATGCGACTTTTGCATGAAAAAGGTAGGAGTGTTGACATCGTTACGCTCACAACAATGGTGGATATGGAGCCATTCGGAGGAATCTCTTATCTTTATGATTTACAATCATATGCCAATCCGAAGAAATTTGATGATTATGAGCAACTTCTTCTGGACCAATGGAAAGAACGGGAAAAGCGAAATATTTTAACGCGAGCAAGAGAGGAAAATTGGGGAATCCAGCAAGTGATTCAAGCTTTACAGCACATTGATGCAGCGAGAATGGATGATCATTTGTCGATTACAACGGCATTAGCTGAAATTTACGAAGCACCATGGCAAGAAGGGAAGGAAACGAAAGGGATTCCTACGGGGATTCAAGGCTTAGATCAAATGACGAACGGGTTTCAAGCAGGGGAGTTGACGGTCCTTGCTGCAAGGCCATCGATGGGAAAAACAGACGTAATGCTCCATTTTGCGAAAGAGGCGGGCTGGGACCGTTATCTTCCGATTGTTTTTTCTCTGGAGATGCCCCATCGAAGTTTGGTTCAAAGATTAATTGCATCTACAGGCGGTATCAATCGCATCAAATTACGCAACCCGTTTCGAAATCTTAGTTTAGAGCAGAAGGAGGAATGGCCAAAGATGATCGGGCGTGTATCCGAGACATGTATGCAAATTTTTGACGGTGCTGGGCAAACGATTGCTGAGATGCGGGCGAAAGTGAGAAAGTTGACTCATCAATTTCCTGATCAAAAACCGGTCATTATGATTGACTATTTAACGTTAATCCGAGCGGAAAAAGATTATGGTGGAAATATGCATTTACAAGTGACTGAAATTTCTAAGAGTCTGAAAATGCTCGCCAAGGAAATGAACTGCCCCGTACTTTTACTTGCACAATTAAATCGAGCGGTGGAGCAAAGGCAAAATAAACGTCCCCTCATGTCGGACATCCGTGAATCAGGGAGTGTCGAGCAAGATGCCGATGTCATTATTTTTCTTTATCGTGATACATACTATGATAAAACCTCTGACCAGAAACAGCTTGAGTTGATTATTTCCAAAAATCGCAATGGACCAGTTGGAACTGTTTTCGTCGACTATAATCAATATACAGGGAGAGTTACAGATGCCATCGATTAA
- a CDS encoding M48 family metallopeptidase, giving the protein MIHTYLGETIHFEIYYKKRTSIGVTIDGYGTVAVQVPKGTPHNIVIQLLEEKWDLIQRTLKEIKDRLLGPQKKVYEYGESFLLLGKNYPIQIFQDINITKEHVVFEEGKLHIYVKQSDPAKIKQTLKRFYYQRCKALVEKSVSSYQSNFKIKPRSIRISDSKTTWGTCDSNLHLTFNWRLAMAPREVIDYVVVHEMCHMVHLNHDRSFWRLVGKIMPDYKEKENWLALSSWKMTI; this is encoded by the coding sequence ATGATACATACCTACTTAGGTGAGACAATTCATTTTGAGATTTATTACAAAAAACGTACATCTATAGGTGTTACAATAGATGGATATGGAACTGTTGCAGTTCAGGTACCAAAAGGGACACCTCATAATATTGTGATTCAGTTATTAGAAGAAAAATGGGATCTTATCCAGCGTACATTAAAAGAAATAAAGGATAGGCTGCTAGGACCACAGAAAAAGGTCTATGAGTACGGTGAGAGTTTTCTTCTTTTAGGAAAAAATTATCCGATACAGATTTTCCAAGATATCAATATAACGAAAGAACATGTAGTGTTTGAAGAAGGTAAGCTTCACATTTATGTAAAGCAGTCTGATCCTGCAAAAATAAAACAAACTTTGAAACGATTTTATTACCAGAGGTGCAAGGCTTTAGTGGAGAAGAGCGTGTCCTCCTATCAAAGTAATTTCAAAATAAAACCACGTTCTATTCGTATCTCCGACAGCAAAACGACATGGGGAACCTGTGATTCAAACCTACATTTAACCTTCAATTGGAGACTAGCAATGGCACCACGAGAGGTAATTGATTATGTAGTCGTTCACGAAATGTGCCATATGGTTCATCTGAACCATGACCGCTCCTTTTGGCGACTTGTTGGAAAAATAATGCCAGACTATAAAGAAAAGGAAAATTGGTTAGCATTATCAAGTTGGAAAATGACTATATAG
- a CDS encoding DnaD domain-containing protein gives MAKYRVVYTQFWEDPKMVEEMTPEDKYVFLYLLTNKNTRQIGIYTITKKQMAFDTGYSLETIQSIFERLINKHKLVTYNPETREIAIKNWGKFNFIRGGKPVEDCVRSELENVKDLSLIRYVGEQIRNGKMRKMYESYAGSSFSVSDGLGDTFTIRGQKEKEKEKEKEKEKEKEKQLLNNRCGHDKVIDFYQQNFGVLSPFITEEIGDTVDEFGESLVMEAMKISLSFGKRNWRYTYGILKRWRGEQVKSLEDVWALEKEFEHRKKVQVVTETSTNVPSIYQHNPSEGEA, from the coding sequence ATGGCAAAGTATCGCGTGGTTTACACTCAATTTTGGGAAGATCCGAAGATGGTTGAGGAAATGACACCAGAGGATAAGTATGTTTTTCTTTATTTATTAACAAATAAAAATACGAGGCAAATTGGAATCTACACGATTACGAAGAAGCAAATGGCTTTTGATACAGGGTATTCGCTGGAAACGATACAAAGTATTTTTGAGCGCTTGATCAATAAGCATAAACTTGTGACATATAATCCTGAAACGAGGGAGATCGCAATTAAAAATTGGGGAAAGTTCAATTTTATCCGCGGGGGAAAACCGGTGGAAGATTGCGTACGGAGTGAGTTAGAAAATGTAAAAGACCTAAGTCTTATTCGCTATGTAGGAGAACAAATTCGAAACGGCAAAATGAGAAAAATGTATGAGTCGTATGCGGGTTCTTCTTTTAGCGTGTCGGACGGTTTAGGCGATACGTTCACGATACGTGGACAAAAAGAAAAAGAAAAAGAAAAAGAAAAAGAAAAAGAAAAAGAAAAAGAAAAACAACTACTGAATAATCGGTGTGGTCATGATAAGGTCATTGATTTTTATCAACAAAATTTTGGAGTGCTCTCTCCATTTATCACAGAGGAAATTGGAGATACAGTAGACGAATTCGGGGAATCTCTTGTGATGGAGGCGATGAAAATATCTTTATCATTCGGCAAACGAAATTGGAGATATACATATGGGATTTTAAAAAGATGGCGCGGGGAACAAGTGAAATCATTGGAGGATGTATGGGCGTTGGAGAAGGAGTTTGAGCATCGGAAAAAGGTTCAGGTCGTGACGGAAACGAGCACCAATGTACCGAGCATTTATCAACATAATCCATCAGAAGGGGAGGCTTGA
- a CDS encoding ABC transporter permease has translation MNLAMANIRKSKSATVSLFIFIVVAALLLNIGLMVITQLSTFFDQKAEQLNDPHVTIVMDQASYHPTYEDFLANYSGVKETETEEVINISINFNFGNGELTNSVVIFNADANRNIGPLKLIEKLNTSSTNDIFVPYSFKTNGGYELGDDFTIHYQKKDYEYRIAGFLETTMMGTNNIGVMKFMLPETSYQTLAAELDNQSKGLIISAVMEDKTQSSKLENDFIQNVKESQGEETTLNIWGLNFELVKNVNTLTINIIATILVAFAAIIVLVSLIVIKFRVSNNIEDGMANIGVLKSIGYTSRQILSSIILQYILIALCGSIVGIALSYALMPLIGGIISTLSGLIWLQSFDMIVNLISIFFVTICVVLVTLLSALRVRKILPVVALRGGIQTHSFRKNRIPLEKAKGDLHFLLAIKSMLANAKQNIMIVLIIMALTFATVFSVVLYYNIASDKTAFVNLFGSEPANVYIAVKSDADIRDLLSNIEQMDHVRKVNIFDLINTNIDSQIVYTNVTDHYNQLENNIVYEGRQPKYENEISISWVVSSQINKGIGDTVEVEYGTETISYLVTGLSQSIGNLGQIASLTMEGMQQLQSDYKGATLYVYLDGISNKDFIKNVQEQHGNYIVETLDIDENIESQTSMYTAAVFAVMVMVLTITILVVVMILYLVIKTMIIKRKKEFGVMKAIGYSTIQLMNQISISFLPVIITGVTIGGVLGLYFTNPMLSVLLSSAGVKRLDFIIHFPTILMICGGILILSYIVSMLVSRRIKKISAYGLITE, from the coding sequence ATGAACCTAGCTATGGCGAATATTAGAAAAAGTAAATCTGCTACTGTTTCTTTATTTATATTCATTGTGGTAGCCGCACTACTTCTTAATATTGGCCTAATGGTCATTACTCAACTAAGTACATTTTTTGATCAGAAAGCTGAACAATTAAACGATCCTCATGTAACGATTGTAATGGATCAAGCAAGTTATCATCCGACTTATGAAGATTTTTTGGCAAACTATTCTGGGGTAAAAGAGACAGAAACAGAAGAGGTTATCAATATAAGCATTAATTTTAATTTTGGTAATGGCGAATTAACGAACAGTGTTGTTATTTTTAATGCGGATGCTAATCGTAATATTGGGCCGTTAAAATTGATTGAAAAGCTAAATACATCGAGTACCAATGATATTTTTGTGCCTTATAGTTTTAAAACAAATGGGGGGTATGAATTAGGTGATGACTTTACGATTCACTATCAAAAAAAGGACTATGAATATCGAATTGCTGGATTCTTAGAAACAACAATGATGGGTACTAATAACATCGGAGTTATGAAATTTATGTTACCAGAGACTTCCTATCAAACATTAGCAGCTGAACTAGACAATCAATCAAAAGGGTTGATCATATCCGCAGTGATGGAAGACAAAACACAATCTTCGAAGTTAGAAAATGATTTTATTCAGAATGTAAAGGAATCTCAAGGTGAGGAAACGACTTTAAACATTTGGGGTTTGAATTTTGAACTGGTGAAAAACGTGAACACATTGACAATTAACATCATAGCTACAATATTAGTAGCTTTTGCAGCAATTATTGTGCTTGTTTCTCTAATTGTCATTAAGTTCCGTGTTTCAAATAATATTGAAGATGGAATGGCGAATATAGGAGTGCTGAAATCAATTGGCTATACAAGTAGGCAAATTCTTTCATCCATTATTCTGCAGTATATCTTGATTGCTTTATGTGGAAGCATAGTAGGAATTGCATTGTCATATGCTCTAATGCCTTTGATTGGAGGTATCATTTCAACCTTATCCGGCTTAATATGGCTTCAAAGCTTTGATATGATCGTTAACTTAATCAGTATTTTCTTTGTGACGATTTGTGTGGTACTCGTAACATTATTATCGGCCCTCCGTGTACGAAAAATCCTACCTGTTGTGGCACTTCGTGGAGGGATTCAAACACATAGTTTTAGAAAAAATCGTATTCCTTTGGAGAAAGCGAAAGGTGATCTTCATTTTTTACTTGCTATTAAATCAATGCTGGCAAATGCGAAACAAAATATAATGATTGTTTTAATTATTATGGCGTTAACTTTTGCCACAGTCTTTTCGGTAGTGCTATATTACAATATTGCTTCCGATAAAACCGCATTTGTTAACTTATTCGGATCAGAACCGGCAAATGTGTATATAGCTGTTAAGTCAGATGCAGATATAAGAGACCTTCTGAGTAATATTGAACAAATGGACCATGTGAGGAAAGTGAATATATTTGACTTAATTAATACAAATATTGATAGTCAAATCGTATATACGAACGTTACTGATCATTATAACCAGTTAGAGAATAATATCGTTTATGAAGGGCGTCAGCCAAAGTATGAAAATGAAATATCCATCTCATGGGTAGTATCAAGTCAAATTAATAAAGGAATTGGTGATACGGTTGAAGTAGAATATGGGACTGAAACAATAAGTTATTTAGTAACTGGCCTCAGTCAATCTATTGGTAATTTAGGACAGATAGCCTCATTAACAATGGAAGGCATGCAGCAATTACAATCAGATTATAAAGGAGCTACCCTTTATGTATATCTTGACGGAATATCGAACAAAGACTTTATCAAGAATGTTCAGGAACAGCACGGGAATTATATAGTTGAAACATTAGATATTGATGAAAACATAGAAAGTCAAACTAGTATGTATACAGCTGCAGTATTTGCTGTTATGGTAATGGTTTTGACCATTACTATTCTGGTTGTTGTAATGATTCTATATTTAGTCATTAAAACGATGATTATTAAGCGTAAGAAAGAGTTTGGTGTAATGAAAGCAATAGGATATTCAACGATTCAACTAATGAATCAAATATCCATCAGTTTTCTACCTGTGATTATTACAGGTGTTACAATTGGTGGTGTGCTAGGGCTTTATTTTACTAATCCAATGCTTTCCGTATTACTATCAAGTGCAGGTGTTAAACGTTTGGATTTTATCATTCATTTCCCAACTATTCTAATGATTTGTGGAGGTATCCTTATATTATCCTACATTGTCTCAATGCTCGTATCTCGAAGAATTAAAAAAATTTCTGCTTATGGATTAATTACTGAATAA